One Phycisphaera mikurensis NBRC 102666 DNA window includes the following coding sequences:
- the pilM gene encoding type IV pilus assembly protein PilM: protein MARSSSSWGIDVGREAVKAVKLVQRGSEVEVEAFEVLPYDEVLTAPDVDTDQAIQLQLDALLQKHELKRSRVVASVPGNTAFARFANLPPVDPKTIPKIVRFEAEQQIPFPIDEVEWDYQVFQDADTPDVKVGIFAITKERVMQFLSNYRAVDVRVDALTLSPVAVFNAFAYDTANDEDASGSGRVYLDIGTLSTDVIIIEDGDIWLRTVPIGGNHFTEALVKQFKISFSKAEKLKREAATSKYAKQIFQAMRSVFADLVQEVQRSIGFYQSMNRESELSEVVGLGSTFKLPGLQKFLKQQLQMDVKKPGAWERAVVDGKRESELVGQVGVLTTAYGLALQGLGVERVSANILPAHVLQQRMWQAKQPWIAAAAACVAVGAGLYGARYFVDQAALEEASTQIAREVQPVLARANQYRSEAEEAKTQDPRQGIENLRQVVPNRDVYPLLLADLDAAIGSVGTQEAVLSGDPARIATIPRRQRRLLSIESVVDTYIPAPATDAEEAAPVDPGQGGFGGGFDGGFGGGPGGFGGGPEGFGGGFDGGFGGGGGFGGGRAAGGGAPATGAPTSLAEMISQGQSKDFFAGEVGPQLDLVIKGTTPFETPSSLLSETIIQWLRDNADRPDRPYIIEVGEQPIAFLQQVGDGGASRSPSGGMGMGMGMGAGGGRGGAADFGRSGMGMPGGDFGGGFGGGGFGGGMGGGSAMGAADLAALLPRSPLADEDASTDFRFELRFKLQLRDPLAQPDEEAGGAGEPEGVGDDAFGQDADASVRADGQLTEEVTS, encoded by the coding sequence ATGGCAAGAAGCAGCAGCAGCTGGGGAATCGACGTCGGACGCGAAGCGGTCAAGGCCGTGAAGCTGGTCCAGCGTGGATCCGAGGTGGAGGTCGAGGCCTTCGAAGTCCTTCCTTACGACGAGGTGCTGACGGCACCGGACGTCGACACGGACCAGGCCATCCAGCTCCAGCTCGACGCCCTGCTCCAGAAGCACGAGCTCAAGAGAAGCCGCGTCGTCGCGTCGGTGCCGGGCAACACCGCCTTCGCCCGCTTCGCCAACCTGCCGCCGGTGGACCCCAAGACGATCCCCAAGATCGTCCGCTTCGAGGCCGAGCAGCAGATCCCCTTCCCGATCGACGAGGTCGAGTGGGATTACCAGGTCTTCCAGGACGCCGACACGCCCGACGTGAAGGTGGGCATCTTCGCCATCACCAAAGAGCGGGTGATGCAGTTCCTCTCCAACTACCGCGCGGTCGACGTCCGGGTGGACGCCCTCACGCTCTCGCCGGTCGCGGTCTTCAACGCCTTCGCGTACGACACCGCCAACGACGAGGACGCGAGCGGATCCGGCCGCGTCTACCTCGACATCGGCACGCTGTCGACCGACGTCATCATCATCGAGGACGGCGACATCTGGCTGCGGACGGTGCCCATCGGCGGCAACCACTTCACCGAAGCGCTCGTCAAGCAGTTCAAGATCAGCTTCTCGAAAGCGGAGAAGCTCAAGCGTGAGGCCGCGACCAGCAAGTACGCCAAGCAGATCTTCCAGGCGATGCGCTCCGTCTTCGCGGACCTCGTGCAGGAAGTCCAGCGCTCCATCGGCTTCTACCAATCGATGAACCGCGAGTCGGAGCTGAGCGAGGTGGTCGGGCTCGGGTCCACCTTCAAGCTCCCGGGGCTCCAGAAGTTCCTGAAGCAGCAGCTGCAGATGGACGTCAAGAAGCCGGGGGCCTGGGAGCGGGCGGTGGTGGACGGCAAGCGGGAGTCGGAGCTGGTCGGGCAGGTGGGCGTGCTCACGACGGCCTACGGCCTCGCGTTGCAGGGCCTGGGCGTGGAGCGTGTCTCCGCCAACATCCTGCCCGCCCACGTGCTGCAGCAGCGGATGTGGCAGGCGAAGCAGCCTTGGATTGCCGCGGCGGCGGCCTGCGTCGCCGTGGGGGCGGGGCTCTACGGCGCCCGCTACTTCGTCGACCAGGCCGCGCTCGAAGAGGCTTCGACGCAGATCGCCCGCGAGGTGCAGCCGGTGCTCGCGCGGGCCAATCAGTACCGAAGCGAGGCCGAGGAGGCGAAGACGCAGGACCCGCGCCAGGGCATCGAGAACCTGCGCCAGGTGGTGCCCAACCGCGACGTGTACCCGCTCCTGCTCGCCGACCTCGACGCCGCCATCGGCTCGGTCGGCACGCAGGAGGCGGTCCTCTCGGGTGATCCCGCCCGCATCGCCACGATCCCGCGTCGCCAGCGGCGCTTGCTCTCCATCGAGTCGGTGGTCGACACCTACATCCCGGCGCCCGCCACCGATGCCGAGGAGGCCGCACCGGTGGATCCCGGCCAAGGCGGATTCGGCGGCGGGTTTGACGGCGGCTTCGGCGGGGGCCCGGGCGGGTTCGGCGGCGGGCCGGAAGGCTTTGGCGGGGGCTTCGACGGCGGCTTCGGGGGCGGCGGTGGCTTCGGCGGGGGCCGGGCGGCCGGTGGCGGCGCTCCGGCGACCGGAGCCCCCACGAGCCTCGCGGAGATGATCTCGCAAGGCCAGAGCAAGGACTTCTTCGCGGGCGAGGTCGGCCCCCAGCTCGACCTGGTCATCAAGGGCACGACCCCCTTCGAGACGCCGTCGAGTCTCCTCAGCGAGACGATTATCCAGTGGCTCCGCGACAACGCGGACCGACCGGACCGCCCCTACATCATCGAGGTGGGCGAGCAACCCATCGCCTTCCTCCAGCAGGTGGGCGATGGCGGGGCGAGCCGCAGCCCCTCCGGCGGCATGGGGATGGGGATGGGGATGGGCGCGGGCGGCGGCCGCGGGGGGGCGGCCGACTTCGGCAGGAGCGGGATGGGCATGCCCGGCGGCGACTTCGGCGGAGGCTTCGGCGGAGGGGGCTTCGGCGGGGGAATGGGCGGGGGCTCCGCGATGGGAGCGGCGGACCTGGCGGCCCTGCTGCCCCGATCGCCGCTCGCGGACGAAGACGCTTCCACGGACTTCCGCTTCGAGCTGCGCTTCAAGCTCCAGCTCCGCGATCCGCTCGCGCAGCCGGACGAGGAAGCGGGCGGGGCCGGCGAGCCGGAGGGCGTGGGCGATGATGCCTTCGGGCAGGACGCGGACGCGTCCGTGCGGGCGGACGGGCAGCTGACCGAAGAGGTGACCTCATGA
- the ilvC gene encoding ketol-acid reductoisomerase, translating to MAIETLYEKDGSLAPLQGKTIAVLGYGSQGHAHAQNLRDSGLTVIVANRPDSANGKLASKHGFTPTPVAEAVSKADLVSVCLPDEVQPGVYEQDIAPNLRDGQTLLFTHGFNVHFKTIDPPQNVDVVMVAPKGPGHTVRWEYERGGGVPALLAVHQDATGSAREKALAYAIGVGGGKGGILVTNFKDECETDLFGEQVVLCGGLSESIKKGFEVLTEAGYPEELAYFEVCHELELIINLIKRGGLDYMRYSISNTAEFGDYYTGPKIVDDASKQRMKDALTHIQDGSFAKAFRDDYANGFAWFKKQRAENAGHGVEGVGKELRRMMPWLNPVELQDGKAVEVDADGAAKA from the coding sequence ATGGCCATCGAAACGCTCTACGAGAAGGACGGCTCCCTCGCGCCGCTCCAAGGCAAGACCATCGCCGTTCTCGGCTACGGCAGCCAGGGCCACGCCCACGCCCAGAACCTCCGCGACTCGGGCCTCACGGTCATCGTCGCCAACCGGCCCGACTCCGCCAACGGCAAGCTCGCCAGCAAGCACGGCTTCACGCCCACGCCCGTCGCCGAGGCCGTGAGCAAGGCCGATCTCGTCTCGGTCTGCCTGCCCGACGAGGTGCAGCCCGGCGTCTACGAGCAGGACATCGCTCCGAACCTCCGCGACGGCCAGACGCTGCTCTTCACGCACGGCTTCAACGTGCACTTCAAGACGATCGATCCGCCTCAGAACGTCGACGTGGTGATGGTCGCCCCCAAGGGCCCCGGCCACACCGTCCGCTGGGAGTACGAGCGCGGCGGCGGCGTGCCCGCCCTGCTGGCCGTCCACCAGGACGCGACCGGCTCCGCGCGGGAGAAGGCGCTCGCCTACGCCATCGGCGTCGGCGGCGGCAAGGGCGGCATCCTCGTCACCAACTTCAAGGACGAGTGCGAGACCGACCTCTTCGGCGAGCAGGTCGTGCTCTGCGGCGGCCTGTCCGAGTCGATCAAGAAGGGCTTCGAGGTCCTCACCGAGGCCGGCTACCCCGAGGAGCTCGCCTACTTCGAGGTCTGCCACGAGCTCGAGCTGATCATCAACTTGATCAAGCGCGGCGGCCTGGACTACATGCGGTACAGCATCAGCAACACCGCCGAGTTCGGCGACTACTACACCGGTCCGAAGATCGTCGACGACGCCAGCAAGCAGCGGATGAAGGACGCGTTGACGCACATCCAGGACGGCAGCTTCGCCAAGGCCTTCCGCGACGATTACGCCAACGGCTTCGCCTGGTTCAAGAAGCAGCGCGCCGAGAATGCAGGCCACGGCGTCGAGGGCGTCGGCAAGGAGCTGCGCCGCATGATGCCCTGGCTCAACCCCGTCGAGCTGCAGGACGGCAAGGCGGTCGAGGTCGA
- the hflX gene encoding GTPase HflX, whose protein sequence is MESERAVLVAALLPDFNGNPHDPLDELRSLAGTAGALPVAEILQKKGKPEPATFIGRGKVQEVAEAIRLHEAQVVIFENDLTPRQIANLEERVEAKVVDRSELILDIFASRATTHEARLQVELAQLQYTFPRLRAMWSHLERISGGAPTGIGTRGPGEQQLEVDRRIVRKKLGLLRSQIAEIQGRKERAVAARNLDHFSVGLVGYTNAGKSTLFNSLTAAGTYADDKLFATLSTKTREWKLGGGDAVMLSDTVGFVRNLPHHLVASFKATLEEAVHAHLLLLVVDVSDPHCLDHLKTVRHVLDDVGAGERPFLLVLNKIDAMAHNADLLVLESEHPDAIRVSAKSGDNLAALTEAVRDALHGQVQEMVLTVDQADGKAITFLENRTEVLGRDYADTTVDFRVRIGGNQLDRLRAMDTTARLPGEAEAPPWRASRTPA, encoded by the coding sequence GTGGAGTCGGAGCGCGCCGTGCTCGTCGCCGCCCTGCTGCCCGACTTCAACGGCAACCCGCACGACCCCCTCGACGAGCTCCGCAGCCTCGCGGGCACGGCCGGCGCCCTCCCCGTCGCCGAGATCCTGCAGAAGAAGGGCAAGCCCGAGCCCGCGACCTTCATCGGCCGCGGCAAGGTGCAAGAGGTCGCCGAGGCGATCCGCCTGCACGAAGCGCAGGTGGTGATCTTTGAGAACGACCTCACCCCGCGGCAGATCGCCAACCTGGAGGAGCGGGTGGAGGCCAAGGTGGTCGACCGCTCCGAGCTGATCCTGGACATCTTCGCCTCGCGTGCCACCACGCACGAGGCGAGGCTGCAGGTCGAGCTGGCGCAGCTGCAGTACACCTTCCCGCGCCTCCGCGCGATGTGGAGCCACCTCGAGCGTATCTCCGGCGGCGCCCCCACCGGCATCGGCACGCGCGGGCCCGGCGAGCAGCAGCTCGAGGTCGACCGGCGGATCGTGCGGAAGAAGCTGGGCCTGCTGCGGAGCCAGATCGCGGAGATCCAGGGCCGCAAGGAGCGGGCCGTGGCCGCGCGGAACCTCGACCACTTCAGCGTCGGGCTCGTGGGCTACACCAACGCCGGCAAGAGCACGCTCTTCAACAGCCTCACCGCCGCGGGCACCTACGCCGACGACAAGCTCTTCGCGACGCTGTCGACCAAGACGCGCGAGTGGAAGCTCGGCGGCGGCGACGCCGTGATGCTCTCGGACACGGTCGGCTTCGTCCGCAACCTGCCCCACCACCTCGTGGCATCGTTCAAGGCGACGCTGGAGGAGGCGGTCCACGCTCACCTGCTGCTGCTCGTGGTCGACGTGAGCGACCCGCACTGCCTCGACCACCTCAAGACGGTCCGGCACGTGCTCGACGACGTGGGCGCCGGCGAGCGGCCGTTCCTGCTGGTGCTCAACAAGATCGACGCGATGGCCCACAACGCCGATCTGCTCGTGCTCGAATCGGAGCACCCCGACGCGATCCGCGTGTCGGCCAAGAGCGGCGACAACCTCGCCGCGTTGACCGAGGCGGTGCGGGACGCGCTGCACGGCCAGGTGCAGGAGATGGTGCTGACGGTGGATCAGGCCGACGGGAAGGCGATCACGTTCCTGGAGAACCGGACCGAGGTGCTCGGGCGCGACTACGCCGACACCACGGTCGACTTCCGCGTCCGGATCGGCGGCAACCAGCTCGACCGCCTCCGCGCCATGGACACGACCGCCCGGCTGCCCGGGGAGGCCGAGGCGCCCCCGTGGCGGGCTTCCCGCACGCCGGCTTGA
- a CDS encoding ribonuclease H family protein has protein sequence MLVYAGIDEAGYGPLFGPLTVGRCVLEIGALPSPAAGPDPLAWRPPDLWARLSRVVCRTVGEARRSGRIPVNDSKKLTGRAAGLAHLERGVLAFADLAGQRPATEAAWFDAVAAGLPTPLPPWYRAAPTPPLPASVPAGELAVARGQLAAAAARIGVAAAPFSVAVVLEDAFNAEAGGPGGKAAVNLARAMGRLRELWRTRGGDGPVVAVDRQGGRTRYGAALRAALPGARLEVLAETPSLSAYRLLGDGRWMLVRFEVQAEERHLPVALASMAAKYSRELLMARFAAFFAAACPGVASTKGYGVDAARFAREIEPRLPGLGIAMGALRRRS, from the coding sequence ATGCTCGTCTACGCCGGCATCGACGAAGCGGGCTACGGCCCGCTGTTCGGCCCGCTCACCGTCGGCCGGTGCGTGCTGGAGATCGGCGCGCTGCCGAGCCCCGCCGCCGGCCCCGACCCGCTCGCGTGGCGGCCGCCGGACCTCTGGGCCCGGCTCTCCCGCGTGGTCTGCCGCACCGTCGGCGAGGCCCGGCGTTCGGGCCGCATCCCGGTGAACGACTCGAAGAAGCTGACCGGCCGGGCCGCCGGGCTCGCCCACCTCGAGCGCGGGGTGCTGGCCTTCGCGGACCTCGCGGGGCAGCGGCCCGCGACCGAGGCGGCCTGGTTCGACGCCGTCGCCGCCGGGCTGCCGACGCCGCTGCCGCCGTGGTACCGGGCCGCTCCGACGCCCCCGCTGCCCGCTTCCGTGCCGGCCGGCGAGCTCGCGGTCGCGCGGGGCCAGCTCGCCGCCGCCGCGGCCCGCATCGGCGTCGCCGCCGCGCCGTTCTCCGTCGCGGTGGTCCTGGAGGACGCCTTCAACGCCGAGGCGGGTGGACCCGGCGGCAAGGCCGCCGTCAACCTCGCCCGCGCGATGGGCCGGCTGCGCGAGCTCTGGCGGACCCGCGGCGGCGACGGGCCCGTCGTCGCCGTCGACCGGCAGGGCGGCCGGACCCGCTACGGGGCCGCGCTGCGCGCGGCGCTCCCCGGGGCCCGGCTGGAGGTGCTGGCCGAGACCCCGTCCCTGTCCGCGTACCGCCTGCTCGGCGACGGCCGGTGGATGCTCGTCCGCTTCGAGGTGCAAGCCGAGGAGCGGCACCTGCCGGTCGCGCTCGCGTCGATGGCGGCCAAGTACAGCCGCGAGCTCCTGATGGCCCGCTTCGCGGCCTTCTTCGCCGCCGCGTGCCCCGGCGTCGCCTCCACCAAGGGCTACGGCGTCGATGCCGCCCGCTTCGCCCGGGAGATCGAGCCCCGGCTGCCCGGGCTGGGCATCGCGATGGGGGCGCTGCGCCGGCGCTCGTGA